TTCTCCAGAAGCGGCAGTCAATTTCAATCAACCGTCAGGACGTGAGCCACTCTTTCAACACGCAGATGGACAGCCTCATTCCTCCGAGCAAGATTTCAACTCTCACGCAGGGAATGTTCGTCGGGGCGGTCTGTGACAATATCAACGAGCGCATAGACCAGAAGATATTTCATGCCGAGATAGTGATTGACAGCGCGAAGGTCAAGGCTGAAACAGACCGCTACAAACCTATCCCGATACTCACAGACTTCCACGACGACACTCCCGAAAAGTCGCGCATGAAGGCTATAATCCAACGCAACTATGAACAGGTGAAAGCCGACGTGATACAGATAATATCCGACGAGAAACAGCGTATCATGGCAGACCCGGAACTCCGGCACCTGTTCATGCCAAAGTAAATTACAACCACCACTAAACTATCCACAATCATGTTAGAATCAGACCGAAGCCTTACAGACTTCAATTTCTATTATTCCTATCTGTTGAACTATCTCCAGTCCAACAGGTATCAGGTTGACCCTGAACACCCGCAGATAATCACCAACTCCATCGCGGCACTTGAAACATTCGAGGACGCACGCCGTTACGGCGCGGAAGTGGAGGATGCTGAGGAGCTGGCAATTCAGACACTTTTCACCAATATAGGAGAGTCGGAGTATGACATCGTTTCCGGACTCATACTTGACAACTTCGGTGACACTATCGACCTTGACAGCGAGGTTGCGGTGGAATACTGGACAACTCAGGTGATGACCGACATTCCCGACCTGTTTGACGGGTTTGACCGTCAGGCTATAGGCGTGGACGCTCTCGAAATGGAGCAGAAAGAGACAGAAATTGTAGGCAAAATCGTAATATATCTTACCGACAATGGCTTACAATAAGTTGCAGACAATGCGCGACAATATCAATGCCATACGCTGTGCGTTTCAGATTGGTGTTGAAAAGCGCGCTCCCGACCCCATAGAGAGGGTTGTACTCGGCAGGTACTCCGGCTTCGGCGGGTTGAAATGTATCCTAAACGATGCCAACGAGCTTGCCGATGCCGCCAAGTGGAGCAAGTCGGATATAGAGCTGTTCGCGCCGACGGTGGAACTGCGCCGTATGATTCATGATTACAGCCACAATGACAGGGAGTTTGCGGAGTATATGGATTCTCTGAAAGCCTCGGTGCTGACAGCATTCTATACGCCTCAGCCTGTTGTTGACTCCATTTCCGATGCGCTGAAAGACGCCGGGGTCGATGTCAAAAGATTTCTTGAACCGTCTGCGGGACAGGGTGCTTTTATAGACTCTTTCCTGCGGAATGACAGATACCCCGGTACCGAAGTGCTTGCCTATGAGAAGGATTTGCTCACCGGTAAAATCCTGTCAGCCCTGCACCCGTCAATCCTGACCCGCATAGAGGGCTTCGAGAAGATAGAGCGTGATTTCAACGGTTACTTTGACGTGGCAGCATCCAATGTTCCTTTCGGTGATTTTGCTGTGGCAGACCCGGCGTATGCTGTGAGCAATGAGATAGCCTTCCGTCAATCAACAAAGACGATACACAATTACTTCTTTCTCAAGGCACTCGATCAAGTGCGTGAGGGTGGATTGGTTGCCTTCATCGCATCGCAAGGTGTTATGAACGCCGCCTCTCCCTTCGTGAGGATGGAGCTTGTGAAACGCGCCAATCTTGTGACCGCGTTGCGACTGCCCAATAACACTTTCAGCGACAATGCCGGAACTGATGTAGGAAGTGACCTTATTATATTGCAAAAGCATTCAACAAAGAAGGCACTCTCTGCTGATGAAGAATTTTTCATTCAGTCGGTTATTGACCGTGGTACGAAAGTTCCGGGCAACAAGTTCTTTCAGGCGTTTCCGCAGAATGTAATCTGTACCGATGCAAAGGTGGGCACTGACCAATATGGCAAACCAGCTATCGTGTACCACCATGATGGCGGCATCGATGGCATTGCCGAGGACTTGCGAAAGGCACTTGACGAGTCGTTGCATCTACGCCTTAATATAGAACTGTATAATTCCAACGGTATCAAACCGCCTACGCCTGACCCGGTTACTCCAACTCCTGCGCCTAAACAGGAGGTTAAGGCGGAAAAGAAGTCAAGCCTCACCAATACACCTATGATGCAACAGTATCAGGAGATGAAAAAGAAACATCCCGATGCTGTATTGCTATTCAGAGTGGGCGATTTCTATGAGATTTTTGGCGAGGATGCGGTAAAAGCGTCGGCGATTTTAGGTATTACACTGACTCGCAGAGCCAACGGCAGTGACAAATATATTGAGCTTGCCGGATTTCCGCATCATGCGCTCGACACCTACCTGCCCAAGCTCGTAAGAGCCGGACAACGTGTGGCAATATGTGAGCAGCTCGAAGACCCGAAGCTGACAAAGACAGCCAAGCAAAAAGCTGTCGAGATTGTCACGCCCAATGCCGAAACTCAGAAGGTTGAGCAATCCGATAATGTGCCTTCGGATTCCATTCCGCAACAGACGAAGGAAATCGAAACCGACGGCGGCCCGGATTACTCCGACAATCCCGACCCGCGTCTGTTTGCCTATAACCTTTTCGGAGAACTGGAGCCGAGGGACGCGCCAAAACACCAGCGTCTCGCCGTGCCAAAGAAAGAGAAGGAGGAAAAGCCGGTCGAAAAGCCGAAACCGTGGGCTGATGCCAAACCGTTGCCGACAAATAAATTCCGACCGCTTACTGAAAAGGAGCTGGAATTTTACGGTTCTCTGAACTGGGACGATAATCCGCCTATCAACGGGTTCTACGAGGCTATGATGTCAATCGCATACGCCCAGCTTGCGGAGCGTGAGCGTCAGGCGGCTGAAAAAGAAGCCGACAAGGATTATAAATCCGAAACTATCGTCGAGGGTGGCACTGTAATCGAGAAAACCGAAGGCTACTTCATTCCCGGCAGACAGCCAAGAGTGGCGGCACAGCAGCCGGAGAAAACCGAGGTCGATATGTCGCCCCGTCCTTTCTCGGAGGATATTCAGTTCTTTCACCACAACGGCAGTATGGTGGTGCAGGACGGTCTTGTGGGCTTCCTCTCGGAAGTACGCAAGAACAGCGCGACATTCAATCCGTTGGAGTTGAAACCGGAACAGGCGAAACGCGCCATGCTCTATGTCACTCTGTCGGAAACGTATCAGCAACTCTACAACTATGAAGCTGAGACACATGAACCGTCGGAACATCTGCGCGAACACCTCAATCAGTATTATGATGAGTTTGTGGAGAAATATGGCAACCTCAATGAGAAAAAGAATGTAAGATTTATTCTCATGGATGCCAATGGCAGGGACGCATTGGCACTGGAGCGGGGCGAGAACGGTCGGTTTGTCAAGGCTGATATTTTCGACCATCCGGTCTCATTCGCCGTTGACGAGGTTACTTCGGTTGATACCCCGCTGGAGGCACTGACCGCATCGCTCAATAAATACGGTGTCGTCAACCTTGAATATATGTCATCGCTTGTGGATATGGATGAGGATTCATTGGTAGATAACCTCGAAGGTCACATATATTATAATCCGCTTGTCAGCAGCTATGAGGTCAGAGACCGTTTCATTGCCGGAAATGTAGTGGCAAAAGCCGATAATGTCAGGGCATGGATTAACCATGAGGAAGAACGGATAAAGGACTTCCCCGGATATGACGGTGTAGAACCATTTATCGCCATGTCGAAAGATTCGCTCAAAGCGTTGGAGGATTCCCGACCCCGCCGCATAGAGTTTGACGAGCTGGACTTCAACTTCGGTGAGCGATGGATACCGACCGGCATCTACTCCGCCTATATGTCGTACCTCTACCATACCGATGTTAAGATTGCATATTCTGCCTCTATGGATGAATACTCGGCAGAGGCGAGTCGCAAGAATGTGACCATCTGGGAGGAATTCTGCGTAAGGGGTCACTATCGCACCTACGACGGCATGAACCTGTTGAAGCACGCTCTGCACAATACTGTCCCCGACATAAAGAAATCAATCGGCAAGGACGATAACGGCAACGACATAAAAGTGCCGGACAGCGAGGCTATCCAACTTGCCAATACAAAGATTGAGGAGATACGCAACGGATTCAGCGAATGGCTTGAAGCCCAGTCGCCTGAGTTCAAGGAGCGTCTTGTTGATTTGTATAATGACAAGTTCAACTGTTTCGTGCGTCCCCGCTACGATGGCTCACACCAGACATTCCCGGATTTGAACATGAAACTTCTCGGTGACCGTTATGGAATCAGCTCGATTTATCAGTCGCAGAAGGACTGTATATGGATGCTTAAACAGAATGGAGGTGGAGTGTGCGACTTCGAGGTGGGCTGTGGTAAAACGTTGATAATGTGTATTGCAGCGCATGAAATGAAGCGTCTTGGACTGGCACACAAGCCTATGATTATCGGGCTGAAAGCCAATGTCGCCGAGATTGCCATGACGTACCAGACGGCATATCCCAATGCCCGGATTCTGTTTGCCGATGAAAAGAGTTTTAAGGCAGACAACCGCGTCAACTTCTTCAACCGGATCAAGAACAACGACTATGATTGCGTGATAATGTCGCACGACCAGTTCTGCAAGATACCGCAGTCACCTGAGATGCAGCAGCAAATCCTTCAGGCGGAACTTGATACGGTTGAGGAAAACCTCGAAGTGCTGAAACAGCAGGGCCACGATGTTAGTCGTGGTATGCTCAAAGGCTTAATCAAACGTAAGGAGAACCTTACAGCCAAGATAGCTACCATTCAGTACCAGATGGATCAGAACAAGGACGCGGTCGTTGACTTCAAGCAGATGGGAATCGACCACATCTTTGTGGACGAATCACATTATCAGAACTTTTATGAGTTTCCTATTAAATTACTCAATTATTTAGTAATCATTTGTTTTGATCCGTAAACAGTTCTGATTATATTCCGTCATAATTGTAGAATAACTTTTAAACAAGATGCGATTATGGACATATTTAATCTGAATGAAAAAGTCGAGGGGCTTGTTTCTTATTTACAAGAAACCGGTTATTCAGCCATGTACATAGGCTATGTGAAGAAAATGGCTGAGTGGCTATCGGAAAATGCTAACCATTATAAATGGCAGAGTTTCTCCGACGTTGAACCGACATTAAAAGAATTGTGGTCCAACAAGTATACCTACAGGAACAAGGTACGCCTGTTGCGTGTAATCTGCCAATACATTGAGAATGGATTATTACCCGATGGTTGCAAACACTACAGCAAGCCTCACCACTATGAGTTGCTCGGCGCAGAATACAAGGATGTAACGGACATGGCTTTCAACATGGTAGACAGACGTTGCAAATTTTCAATAAATGTGAAGTATGCGCTATCTTCGTTCTTCTTCCGGCTACAGGAAATGGGAGTGTACTCATTCGAATCAATAACAGAAGATGCGGTATTAGAAGTGTTTTCCAAAGACATAAAACCGAAAATGGGCCATTCGCTCAAATATTCGGTGGAATATGGGCTGAAAGCCTGTTTGCCTCACTATGGCAAATCCGTTGAACGTATAATCGCATACCTGCCGTCCATACCCAATATGCGGAAAAACATTCAATACCTTACGGAGCAAGAACTGACTGCTATCAGGCATACTTTAGAACACGATAGCACAATATCTCTACAGGACAAAGCCATCATAACCTTGGCCATGTACACGGGATTGCGTGGATGTGACATCTCTGCACTCACGCTTGACAGCTTCGATTGGGAACACGACCTGATAAAAATCACTCAGGCAAAGACGGGACAGCCCCTGACATTGCCACTCCGTGCCGTGGTAGGAAACGCTGTATTTGATTACCTGCTCAAAGAACGTCCCCGAAGCCCGGAACCATATGTTTTTCTCACAGTACAGGTGCCATACAGAAGGCTTCATACAAGCAATCTCGATGCTATATGCTCAAAAGTCATGTGCAAAGCAGGAATAAGACAAGGTGAAAATGAGAGAAAGAGTCTGCATCTGTTCCGCCACAATGTGGCAACGGCCCTGTTACAGGGCGGTGTGCAGCAACCTGTCATAAGTGCCACCCTCGGTCATGCGTCCCCGGATTCTCTCGACCGCTACCTTAGTGCGGAATTCAAGAGGCTGAAGGAATGTTCATTGAGCATAGAATACTTTCCCGTAGGAAAGGGGGTGTTTGACGTATGAAAACTATTTCATTCCTATCCAACGCTATAGAAGGGTATGTAAAATACCGCAAGGCTTCCGGGCGTAACAGCCATAGCTATGTCAAGAACGTAATACTGTTCGATCATTTTTGCGCAAGGGAATATCCGGGACAAACTGAGCTTACCCAAGAAATCGTGGACAGATGGTGCAGGCAACGTCCGACTGAATGCACAAACTCCTGCGTGTCACGTGTCTATCCTGTCTTAGACTTCATCAAGTACATGAACAAGCGTGGAATGACGAAAATTGACTTGCCGCAAGTGCCAAGGTCTGTGCCGAGGACTTATACGCCGCATCCTTTTACACACTATGAATTGAAACGCTTCTTTGACGCTTGCGACAACATAAAGCCAAGGCGTGGCAGACTCGCGGCCATCCAGCGCATGACACTGCCGGTGTTCTTCCGTTTACTGTACAGTTCAGGAATAAGGACAACCGAGGCCATCCTGCTGGAACGCGATGACGTAAACCTTGAAAATGGCGTGGTATCCATCAAACGTGGCAAAGGGTATGACCAGCATTATGTAGTCCTCCATGACACAATGTTGCCCCTGATGCGTACTTATGACGGAAAAATAGATGGGCTGATTCCGAACCGTAGGGTGTTTTTCCCGACACCGGATGACAAGCCGCACCCTCCTGTATGGGTAACGTACCACTTCAGGGTGCTGTGGCAAAGCTGCAATTCATCCCGCGCAATCCCATACGAACTAAGGCACAACTACGCCATAGAGAACATAAACAGCTGGACACACCAAGGATTTGCCGTACATGACAAATTACTGGCTCTAAGCAAGAGTATGGGGCACAGGCAAATAGAAAGTACATTGGCTTACTACTCTTTGACTCCGGCGATTTCGGACATAATGGCGTGTACCGACAATGAAATCAGCCAACAATTAACGCAAGACGATTATGAAAAAGAAGATTAACCCACAGGCCATGCAGATTGCCGCGTGCCTGCATGACTGGCTTGAACACCATGTGCCTTCCATCAAGGCGTGCAGCCGACATACCCTAAGAAACTACCATGTTTCCATGACGCTTTATGCAGAGTTCCTCAGAACGGTAAAAGGCATAACGCCCGAAACGTTGAATGCTGATTGCTTTTGCAAGAAAAACATTGAGGAGTGGATTGTTTGGATGAAAAAAGTCCGTAACTGTAGCCCGGCAACCTGCAATGTGAGATTGTCCGCCTTGCGCGCTTTTCTGAAATACCTATCAGATAATGACATATCATTCGTTTCAGTGTTCCTGCAGGCGGAGAATGTGCCGAATGAAAAAACTCCAAAAAGGAAAGTGATCGGGCTCAGCAAGTTGGCTGTTGACACGCTTTTATCCATGCCAAACCAAAGAACCGCCATTGGTTTTCGTGATTACACGCTTCTGCTTCTTCTGTATTCGACTGCCGTGCGCATCAATGAGCTTTTGACGCTGAAGATTTGCAATATTACCATGGACTGCGCAAAGCCTCACATAATTGTCATAGGAAAAGGACGAAAGAGACGCCCAATACCTCTTCTGGCAAAGCCTGTTCAATATTTGAAGAAATACCTTACCGAGTATCATCCTAATCCTGGCGATGCTGAAGCATTACTCTTCAGTTCAAAAAGCAGAGGTATATACACACCCATGTCTGCGGAAAATGTTAATAAAATGCTGAAAAGGTACGCAAAGATGGCGCATGGCAAATGTAGTGACGTTCCTTTGGACATACATGCGCATCAGTTCAGGCACGCCAAAGCATCCCATTGGCTTGAAAACGGCATGAACATTGCCCAAATCTCTTATTTGCTTGGGCATGAGAATATCCAAACGACAATGGTATATCTTGACATAACTACCGAACAAGAGGAAAAAGCATTGGAAACGCTTGAGGATGAAAACCAGAGGTGCGTTGGTAAGAAATGGAAATCGGCAAAAGGTAAAATGGAACTTGAGGTTTTCTTGGGTTTGCATAAATGACGAATGTGGGGTATTGTGCTTGTAATAAGTACAATGCCTCATTTCATAACAACTCACTCAATAAATAATCCGAACTATATTAAAATGCAACAAAATAAGAATCAGCAACTTGATGCGAAATTTAGGAAATTCATAAAAGTTCTGATAATGACATAAATCCAAAATTCCGGATTTGAGCCACCAGTTCAAGAACCTGATGTTCAATACCCGACACGACCGAGTGGCGGGATTAGGCAACTCGGAAGGCTCACAACGTGCGCTGAATCTTCTCTATGCCATACGCACCATTCAGGAGCGGACGGGCAAAGACCTCGGTGCGACTTTTCTCAGTGGTACTACAATCAGCAACTCGCTCACCGAATTGTACCTGCTGTTCAAGTATCTACGCCCGAAAGAGCTTGAAAGGCAGGATATACGGTGCATCGACGCATGGCTGGCGATTTTCGCAAAGAAAACAACCGACTTCGAGTTTAATGTCACCAATAGAATTGTACAGAAAGAGCGTTTCCGTTACTTTATCAAAGTGCCGGAGCTTGCGGCATTCTACAACGAGATAACGGATTACCGCACGGCGGAGGATGTAGGCGTTGACCGTCCTGCAAAGAACGAGATTCTGCATAATATCCCTCCGACACCGCAACAGGAGGCGTTCATCGAGAAACTGATGAAGTTTGCCGAGAGTGGCGACGCCACAATACTTGGCAGAGCACCATTGTCGGAAACAGAGGAGAAGGCGAAGATGCTTATCGCCACGGACTATGCCCGCAAGATGGCTCTTGACATGAGGCTTATTTCTGCGGCATACGATGACAATCCCGACAACAAAGCCTCGCACTGCGCCCGGATGATTGCCGAGTATTACCGCAAATACGATGAGCAGCGGGGTACTCAGTTTGTGTTCAGCGATCTCAGCACCTACAAGCCCGGCGAGTGGAACATCTATTCCGAAATCAAACGCAAACTGATTGAGGATTACGGTATTCCAGCGCATGAGATACGTTTCATTCAGGAGTGCAAGACAGAGAGGTCGAGAAAGGCTGTGATTGAGGCGATGAACAGCGGCGACGTGCGCGTGCTTTTCGGTTCGACGAGTATGCTCGGCACGGGAGTTAACGCCCAGCGCAGGGCTGTCGCCGTCCATGAACTGGAATGCCCGTGGCGTCCCAGCGACTTGGAACAACGCGAGGGACGTGCAATCCGTGCCGGCAACGAGATTGCCAAACTCTATGCCGACAATAAGGTGGATGTCATCATCTATGCCGTGGAGAAATCGCTGGACTCCTACAAGTTCAACCTTCTCCACTGCAAGGCGACATTCATCAGCCAGCTCAAGCGTGGCGCGCTCGGAGCGAGAACAATCGATGAGGGCGCGATGGACGAGCAGAACGGCATGAACTTCTCGGAGTACATGGCTATTCTCAGCGGCAACACCAACCTTCTCGAAAAGGCGAAACTTGAAAAGCGGATAGCCTCGATGGAGAGTGAGCGCAAATCATTCGGCAAGGGACGCGCGGATTCCGAATCAAAGTTGCAGATGATTACCCACGACATAGCCAACAACGAGGCTATCATAGCTCAGATGAAAGCAGACTGTGCCCGCTATCAGGAAGTGGTACAGCGTGACAAGGACGGCAACCCCGTCAACAATCTCACCATCGACACCTGTCAGCTTACCGACGAAAAGAACATGGGTATCCACTTGCAAGGACTGGCGATAAACACCAACACCAACCGCCGTTACCAGCGTATCG
The sequence above is drawn from the Duncaniella freteri genome and encodes:
- a CDS encoding DUF1896 family protein: MLESDRSLTDFNFYYSYLLNYLQSNRYQVDPEHPQIITNSIAALETFEDARRYGAEVEDAEELAIQTLFTNIGESEYDIVSGLILDNFGDTIDLDSEVAVEYWTTQVMTDIPDLFDGFDRQAIGVDALEMEQKETEIVGKIVIYLTDNGLQ
- a CDS encoding tyrosine-type recombinase/integrase, coding for MKKKINPQAMQIAACLHDWLEHHVPSIKACSRHTLRNYHVSMTLYAEFLRTVKGITPETLNADCFCKKNIEEWIVWMKKVRNCSPATCNVRLSALRAFLKYLSDNDISFVSVFLQAENVPNEKTPKRKVIGLSKLAVDTLLSMPNQRTAIGFRDYTLLLLLYSTAVRINELLTLKICNITMDCAKPHIIVIGKGRKRRPIPLLAKPVQYLKKYLTEYHPNPGDAEALLFSSKSRGIYTPMSAENVNKMLKRYAKMAHGKCSDVPLDIHAHQFRHAKASHWLENGMNIAQISYLLGHENIQTTMVYLDITTEQEEKALETLEDENQRCVGKKWKSAKGKMELEVFLGLHK
- a CDS encoding tyrosine-type recombinase/integrase, with protein sequence MKTISFLSNAIEGYVKYRKASGRNSHSYVKNVILFDHFCAREYPGQTELTQEIVDRWCRQRPTECTNSCVSRVYPVLDFIKYMNKRGMTKIDLPQVPRSVPRTYTPHPFTHYELKRFFDACDNIKPRRGRLAAIQRMTLPVFFRLLYSSGIRTTEAILLERDDVNLENGVVSIKRGKGYDQHYVVLHDTMLPLMRTYDGKIDGLIPNRRVFFPTPDDKPHPPVWVTYHFRVLWQSCNSSRAIPYELRHNYAIENINSWTHQGFAVHDKLLALSKSMGHRQIESTLAYYSLTPAISDIMACTDNEISQQLTQDDYEKED
- a CDS encoding tyrosine-type recombinase/integrase, yielding MDIFNLNEKVEGLVSYLQETGYSAMYIGYVKKMAEWLSENANHYKWQSFSDVEPTLKELWSNKYTYRNKVRLLRVICQYIENGLLPDGCKHYSKPHHYELLGAEYKDVTDMAFNMVDRRCKFSINVKYALSSFFFRLQEMGVYSFESITEDAVLEVFSKDIKPKMGHSLKYSVEYGLKACLPHYGKSVERIIAYLPSIPNMRKNIQYLTEQELTAIRHTLEHDSTISLQDKAIITLAMYTGLRGCDISALTLDSFDWEHDLIKITQAKTGQPLTLPLRAVVGNAVFDYLLKERPRSPEPYVFLTVQVPYRRLHTSNLDAICSKVMCKAGIRQGENERKSLHLFRHNVATALLQGGVQQPVISATLGHASPDSLDRYLSAEFKRLKECSLSIEYFPVGKGVFDV